The Vanessa tameamea isolate UH-Manoa-2023 chromosome 2, ilVanTame1 primary haplotype, whole genome shotgun sequence genome has a segment encoding these proteins:
- the LOC113401386 gene encoding tyrosine-protein kinase Drl: MKLFTFLLLLPACLAHLNVYLSSAEVWRLLGLTAELFYVRDGQINSYALNFVVPVPATIGELHFTWQSLTRRPLPYILHVDLGKNEEVLHTPTFNISSTGFVPTEPQTWRVDLPCTGTVSAEVAVTISLNVSTGSSSTALLFRRRKICLKEAHRPAVRVDSVPHAATSADIFYAGAGCAGGALLIAAVAATACRVRARKLRRARSDEQDGHAFLPDSSCKSAASYTSYRRPTSLPAAAAEERARDLQQRISELTIQRCRVRLRSVAMEGTFGRVYKGTYADEEGREQEVLVKTVAEHASQVQVSLLLQEGCMLYGLHHERVLSVLGVSIEDQTAPFLLYPWSTTWRNLKQFLLACRGVGFGVAANGPPPPPLTTQHVVRMALHALDGLAYLHSQHVLHKDISARNCIVDENLRVMIADNALSRDLFPGDYHCLGDNENRPIKWLALEALSKKQFSPSSDVWALGVLLWELTTLAHQPYAEVDPFEVAAYLRDGYRLQQPANCPDELFAVMAYCWAMSPDDRPTLPQLQIFLRDFHTQLTRFV; this comes from the exons GACTAACAGCGGAATTGTTCTACGTTCGAGACGGACAGATCAACTCTTATGCGCTGAACTTCGTGGTTCCCGTGCCGGCGACCATAGGAGAGCTGCATTTCACATGGCAGAGCCTCACGCGAAGACCG TTACCATATATATTACACGTAGACTTGGGAAAAAACGAAGAAGTATTACACACACCGACGTTTAACATTTCAAGCACGGGTTTTGTGCCTACGGAACCACAAACTTGGAGAGTAGATTTGCCATGTACGGGCACTGTTTCCGCCGAAGTGGCCGTCACCATATCTCTCAACGTGTCCACCGGTTCTTCCTCGACCGCTTTGCTTTTCCGACGACGAAAAATATGTCTTAAAGAAGCCCATAGGCCAGCTGTAAGAGTGGATAGCGTGCCGCATGCAGCAACGTCTGCTGATATATTCTATGCAGGCGCAGGATGTGCTGGAGGTGCACTCTTAATCGCTGCCGTCGCTGCTACAGCGTGCAGGGTACGAGCGAGAAAGCTTCGCAGAGCACGGAGTGACGAACAAGATGGTCATGCATTTCTACCTGATTCTTCTTGTAAGTCTGCCGCTAGTTACACTAGCTATCGACGACCTACTTCCCTACCCGCTGCGGCAGCGGAGGAAAGAGCTAGAGATTTGCAACAGAGAATATCCGAACTGACAATACAAAGATGTCGAGTTAGATTGCGATCAGTGGCAATGGAAGGGACGTTTGGCAGAGTGTATAAAGGAACATATGCTGACGAAGAGGGTAGAGAGCAAGAAGTTCTAGTTAAGACCGTAGCTGAACATGCGTCTCAAGTTCAG GTATCGCTTTTACTCCAAGAAGGCTGCATGTTGTACGGACTTCATCACGAGCGCGTCTTGTCTGTACTCGGCGTCAGTATCGAAGATCAAACTGCTCCATTCTTACTCTATCCTTGGAGTACTACCTGGAGGAATTTGAAGCAATTCCTGTTAGCGTGTAGAGGAGTGGGATTCGGTGTTGCGGCAAACGGACCGCCTCCACCACCATTGACCACACAACATGTTGTCAGGATGGCATTACATGCGTTAGATGGCTTGGCCTATTTGCACTCCCAGCACGTTCTGCACAAGGACATCTCAGCAAGAAATTGCAT TGTGGATGAGAATCTTCGAGTGATGATAGCGGATAACGCGTTGTCACGCGATCTTTTCCCCGGCGATTATCATTGTTTGGGCGACAACGAAAACCGGCCGATCAAATGGTTGGCTCTTGAAGCATTATCAAAGAAGCAATTCAGCCCCTCGTCGGATGTATGGGCACTTGGAGTATTACTATGGGAGCTGACCACTTTAGCTCACCAGCCGTATGCTGAAGTAGATCCGTTTGAAGTTGCTGCATATCTGCGGGACGGTTACCGATTGCAGCAGCCAGCGAATTGTCCAGACGAACT ATTCGCTGTAATGGCTTACTGCTGGGCGATGTCTCCCGACGACCGACCCACTTTGCCGCAACTACAAATTTTCCTACGAGACTTCCACACGCAATTAACGAGATTCGTCTAA